The Methylotenera sp. G11 genome includes a window with the following:
- the bamB gene encoding outer membrane protein assembly factor BamB, with the protein MTQLIKKSKLLLLLSSLLLLASCGTLSDLKTDLSERVFGREAAEPPEPLAEIKETASVKMLWQAKLGGTGIYDFTPAVEAGYAYVASAEGELAKLDVTNGAQAWRINVGEKLTGGVGAGGSLVIVGTQKGSIYAYDISGKLQWKSKLSSEVLSAPKYFDGLVITRTGDNRIYGINANDGSRKWVYDRTGPALSLRSSAGVVVDSGAVYAGFAGGKLVSIRADNGKMMWEASVAQPKGVTEIERIADITSLPVVDGPLVYAVAYQGRIAAVDRTNGRVIWNRDISSLSGLTFEDGRIFVSHAAGSAYALDYSTGKTFWRQGALKNRQLTAPLAMGSLIAIGDVEGNVHFLSREDGAFSARVKTGAEQILPQMVLINSSTLLAQARSGGVYALQIK; encoded by the coding sequence TTGACGCAACTCATTAAAAAATCAAAATTACTGCTGCTGTTGAGCAGCCTGCTGCTGCTCGCATCGTGCGGCACGCTCTCGGATTTAAAAACCGATTTGTCTGAACGTGTGTTTGGACGTGAAGCAGCTGAGCCACCCGAGCCTCTGGCTGAGATCAAGGAAACCGCCAGCGTAAAAATGCTATGGCAGGCTAAACTTGGCGGCACCGGTATTTATGATTTTACGCCAGCGGTAGAAGCCGGCTATGCTTATGTAGCGAGTGCCGAGGGGGAATTGGCTAAGCTGGATGTGACTAACGGTGCCCAGGCTTGGCGTATCAATGTCGGCGAGAAACTGACCGGCGGAGTCGGTGCAGGCGGCAGCCTCGTTATCGTCGGTACGCAAAAAGGCTCAATCTATGCCTATGATATTTCAGGCAAGCTGCAGTGGAAATCAAAATTAAGCAGTGAGGTTTTAAGTGCGCCCAAGTATTTTGACGGGTTGGTCATTACCCGTACCGGTGATAACCGCATCTACGGCATCAATGCGAATGACGGCAGCCGCAAATGGGTTTATGACCGCACTGGCCCAGCGTTGAGCTTGCGCAGCAGTGCCGGCGTGGTGGTTGACAGCGGTGCCGTTTATGCCGGTTTCGCCGGAGGCAAGCTGGTTTCTATCCGTGCCGACAATGGCAAGATGATGTGGGAAGCCTCTGTCGCACAGCCCAAAGGCGTGACTGAAATCGAGCGTATCGCAGACATTACCAGCCTGCCGGTTGTAGATGGCCCCCTGGTATACGCGGTTGCGTACCAGGGACGCATCGCGGCTGTTGATAGAACCAACGGCCGAGTGATATGGAACCGTGATATTTCCAGCCTGTCAGGCCTGACTTTTGAGGATGGCAGGATTTTCGTATCACATGCTGCCGGGTCGGCTTATGCCCTTGATTACAGTACCGGTAAAACATTCTGGCGGCAGGGTGCGCTTAAGAACCGCCAGCTTACTGCGCCGTTAGCCATGGGGTCATTGATTGCCATTGGCGATGTTGAAGGCAATGTACATTTCCTGAGCCGCGAAGATGGCGCATTCAGTGCGCGTGTGAAAACCGGTGCTGAACAGATTTTGCCGCAGATGGTGCTAATTAATAGCAGCACACTGCTGGCACAGGCACGCAGTGGCGGTGTTTACGCGCTGCAGATCAAATAA
- the der gene encoding ribosome biogenesis GTPase Der, with translation MIPTIVLVGRPNVGKSTLFNRLTKSRDALVADFPGLTRDRHYGRGVGASQPYLVVDTGGFEPNTDNGILKEMAKQTLQAIDEADAVIFLVDGRQGATPQDMDIANRLRKCKCPVLLAVNKTEGMQKAVVSADFHELGLGYPLSISSAHGEGVRDIVELALENFNVDEDEPVTDYTGDRIPKVAIVGRPNVGKSTLVNALLGEERVIAFDEPGTTRDSIHIDLEKNGKHYTLIDTAGVRKRGRVFEAIEKFSVIKTIQAIEEANVVILVVDAQEGITEQDAHVAAYILDAGRALVVAINKWDGLKEDERDWIKREIDRKLQFLDFAEFHYISALRKKGLPELFKSVDIAYKAAFAKLATPQLTRVLLDALQQHQPPISKGIRPKLRYAHQGGSNPPIVVIHGSHVDGVKDAYTRFLEKTFRRTFQLSGTPLRVQYKQGHNPFAEDEEKRKPGEGIVSMRRRKTAQRAELKAKKDAEEKDRKAKKR, from the coding sequence ATGATACCTACCATTGTACTGGTTGGCCGACCCAATGTTGGCAAGTCAACCTTATTTAACCGACTTACAAAAAGCCGGGATGCGCTTGTCGCGGATTTTCCTGGACTCACCCGGGATCGCCACTATGGTCGTGGTGTAGGTGCAAGCCAGCCTTATCTGGTGGTAGACACCGGTGGTTTTGAACCGAATACCGATAACGGCATTCTTAAGGAAATGGCAAAACAAACCCTGCAGGCGATCGATGAAGCCGATGCGGTTATTTTTCTCGTGGACGGGCGCCAGGGTGCTACCCCACAGGATATGGACATCGCTAATCGCCTGCGTAAGTGTAAATGCCCGGTATTGCTGGCCGTGAATAAAACCGAAGGCATGCAGAAAGCGGTTGTCAGTGCGGACTTTCATGAATTAGGGCTTGGTTATCCCTTATCTATCTCTTCTGCGCATGGCGAAGGCGTACGCGACATCGTTGAGCTGGCGCTGGAAAACTTCAACGTAGACGAAGATGAACCTGTCACCGATTATACCGGCGACAGGATTCCTAAAGTGGCTATTGTTGGTCGCCCTAATGTCGGGAAATCCACACTGGTGAATGCATTGCTCGGTGAAGAACGCGTGATTGCGTTTGATGAACCGGGTACCACGCGTGACTCCATTCATATCGATCTGGAAAAGAACGGCAAGCATTACACCTTGATTGATACTGCCGGTGTGCGTAAACGTGGCCGCGTGTTTGAAGCGATTGAGAAATTCTCCGTCATTAAAACCATTCAGGCGATCGAAGAGGCCAATGTCGTGATTCTGGTTGTGGATGCACAGGAAGGCATTACCGAGCAGGATGCGCATGTGGCAGCCTATATACTGGATGCCGGCCGTGCGCTCGTGGTGGCCATCAATAAATGGGATGGCCTCAAAGAGGATGAGCGTGACTGGATCAAGCGCGAAATTGACCGTAAATTGCAATTTCTTGATTTTGCCGAGTTTCACTATATTTCAGCGTTACGCAAGAAAGGCTTGCCTGAGCTGTTCAAATCAGTGGATATCGCCTATAAAGCCGCATTTGCAAAACTGGCAACACCGCAGCTGACGCGAGTGCTGCTTGATGCGCTGCAGCAGCATCAGCCGCCAATCAGTAAAGGCATACGACCCAAGCTGCGCTACGCGCACCAGGGCGGCAGCAACCCGCCTATTGTCGTGATTCACGGCAGCCATGTGGATGGCGTGAAGGATGCCTACACGCGTTTTCTGGAAAAAACCTTCCGCAGGACTTTCCAGCTTTCAGGTACGCCGCTGCGTGTACAATACAAGCAGGGTCACAATCCGTTTGCCGAAGATGAAGAAAAACGCAAGCCGGGTGAGGGTATCGTAAGCATGCGTCGCCGCAAGACTGCGCAGCGTGCCGAACTTAAAGCCAAGAAAGATGCAGAGGAAAAAGATAGAAAAGCTAAAAAGCGTTAA
- a CDS encoding outer membrane protein assembly factor BamD has translation MKYILILTFTLLLNACAIFGEPTELDDTRGLSAERIYQMGAAKMTDRDYVKAIEYFTKLESRYPHGKYATQAQLETAYAHYKKQDPVLAVAAADRFIKLHPNHPNVDYAYYLKGLAIFTERGIIEKATKQQVSDRDPRALRDSFMTFKDLVTRFPKSRYAKDASQRMVYLSNSLSEHELHVARYYMKRQAYLAAVNRTKYVIENYAQSPGVEEALVIQISAYDLLGVEDLKNDTLRVLKQNYPDSALLNKNAPTDERIWWKFWESMY, from the coding sequence ATGAAGTATATCTTAATTTTAACATTTACCTTGTTACTCAATGCTTGTGCGATTTTCGGCGAGCCCACCGAGCTTGATGACACCAGGGGTTTATCTGCGGAACGTATCTACCAGATGGGTGCGGCAAAAATGACCGACAGGGATTATGTGAAAGCCATCGAGTATTTCACAAAACTTGAATCACGTTACCCGCATGGTAAATATGCAACGCAAGCGCAACTGGAAACCGCTTACGCTCATTATAAAAAACAAGACCCCGTTTTAGCCGTTGCCGCGGCAGACCGCTTTATAAAACTGCACCCTAATCACCCCAACGTCGACTATGCATACTACTTAAAAGGTTTGGCGATTTTCACCGAGCGCGGCATTATCGAAAAAGCGACCAAACAACAGGTCAGTGACCGTGACCCGCGTGCACTGCGTGATTCTTTCATGACATTCAAAGACCTGGTTACCCGTTTCCCGAAAAGCCGCTATGCGAAAGATGCTTCACAGCGCATGGTATACCTGTCAAACAGCCTTTCAGAGCATGAACTGCACGTTGCACGTTACTACATGAAACGTCAGGCTTACCTGGCAGCGGTTAACCGCACCAAATATGTCATCGAAAACTACGCGCAGTCACCCGGCGTTGAAGAAGCGCTAGTGATTCAAATCAGCGCATACGACTTGCTGGGAGTGGAAGACCTTAAAAATGACACGCTGCGCGTATTGAAACAAAACTATCCGGACAGCGCCCTGCTGAACAAGAATGCTCCAACCGACGAACGCATCTGGTGGAAATTCTGGGAAAGTATGTATTGA
- the rluD gene encoding 23S rRNA pseudouridine(1911/1915/1917) synthase RluD yields the protein MTDATPQSLSNSLTLTVPHDLGGLRLDVALQRLLPEHSRSRLQAWIKDGLVTVDGKASTAKTKVWGGERVLVEVQAKPEQHAFKAQDIPLNIVYEDDHILVINKPAGMVVHPAAGNWEGTLLNALLFHAPQLHDVPRAGIVHRLDKDTSGLLVVAKTLNAQTHLVRQLQARTVKREYRAIVWGQLWRNGTVDQPIGRDSRSRTKMAINRMGKPAITRYEILERFSVQTYLRCNLETGRTHQIRVHMQYLKAPLVGDPVYGYRGIVPIRSMTQTLRDAVSNFKRQALHAIKLGLIHPDTNEFMEWQIELADDMKVLLEAMRHEDVKEDEEAFEFSTEPYLADEDYEYDDEDDDFEDLDEDDDLDLDQEEE from the coding sequence ATGACAGACGCTACTCCACAATCTCTTAGCAATTCCCTCACATTAACTGTACCACATGATTTAGGCGGCCTCAGGCTTGATGTCGCTTTGCAGCGTTTGCTGCCGGAACACTCGCGTTCCCGTTTGCAGGCATGGATCAAAGATGGCCTAGTGACCGTTGATGGAAAAGCCTCAACCGCTAAAACTAAAGTGTGGGGCGGGGAGCGCGTTCTGGTCGAAGTGCAGGCAAAGCCTGAACAGCATGCTTTCAAGGCGCAGGATATACCGCTGAACATCGTTTATGAAGATGACCATATACTCGTCATTAATAAACCTGCGGGCATGGTGGTACACCCGGCAGCAGGAAACTGGGAAGGCACCTTGCTCAATGCCTTGTTGTTTCATGCGCCGCAACTGCATGACGTGCCGCGTGCCGGTATCGTGCATCGCCTGGATAAAGACACCAGCGGCTTGCTGGTCGTGGCAAAAACCCTGAACGCGCAAACGCACCTGGTGCGCCAGCTGCAGGCGCGCACGGTCAAGCGTGAATACCGCGCTATCGTGTGGGGGCAGCTATGGCGCAACGGTACCGTTGACCAGCCGATAGGGCGCGACTCGCGCTCCCGCACCAAAATGGCGATTAACCGCATGGGCAAGCCGGCGATCACGCGTTATGAAATCCTGGAGCGTTTCTCGGTGCAGACCTATCTGCGCTGCAATCTGGAAACCGGACGTACGCACCAGATCCGTGTGCACATGCAGTACCTGAAAGCACCGTTAGTGGGTGATCCCGTATACGGTTATCGCGGCATTGTGCCGATTCGTTCCATGACGCAGACACTGCGCGACGCGGTCAGCAATTTTAAGCGCCAGGCCCTGCATGCCATTAAATTGGGCTTGATCCATCCTGACACCAACGAGTTTATGGAATGGCAGATCGAACTTGCGGATGACATGAAAGTGCTACTGGAAGCGATGCGGCATGAAGACGTGAAAGAAGATGAAGAAGCGTTCGAATTCAGCACGGAACCATACCTGGCCGATGAAGACTATGAATACGACGACGAAGATGATGATTTCGAAGACTTGGACGAAGACGACGATTTAGACCTGGATCAGGAAGAAGAATAG
- a CDS encoding GNAT family N-acetyltransferase — MTTIEYRQNISLAAADIAAVFDASGIRRPSADLARIERMFANANLVISAWHGNKLVGVCRALTDFSYCCYLSDLAVDKAYQKHGIGKELIARVQQAIGDEVALILLSAPEAMEYYPKLGFEKVENGFIIKRIR; from the coding sequence ATGACGACAATTGAATACCGCCAAAACATTTCACTTGCAGCCGCAGACATCGCTGCAGTCTTTGACGCTTCCGGCATTCGCCGGCCTTCTGCAGACCTGGCGCGGATCGAGCGCATGTTTGCGAATGCAAACCTTGTCATTTCCGCCTGGCATGGAAACAAGCTGGTTGGGGTATGCCGGGCGCTGACTGATTTCAGTTATTGCTGTTACTTATCTGACCTTGCGGTGGATAAAGCTTACCAGAAACATGGCATTGGCAAGGAACTGATTGCCCGCGTGCAGCAAGCGATTGGTGATGAGGTGGCGCTGATTCTGCTGTCAGCGCCTGAGGCTATGGAGTATTACCCCAAACTAGGATTCGAGAAGGTGGAAAATGGATTCATCATCAAGCGTATCCGCTAA
- a CDS encoding DUF1294 domain-containing protein, translating into MRYQGKVSGWKDDQGFGFVTPNGGGQKAFVHIKAFSHHAHRPTEGDIITYELATDERGRFIAKNIRFARDAATPGASDKSSAFSTYFTIIFGLFLALSALLGRLPLEIAGLYFTLSIVTFIAYVIDKSAAENNRWRTKESTLHLFSLAGGWPGALVAQKTLRHKSKKQTFQTVFGVTVIANCAILAWLLTTKNGLSFLNLMIGQAT; encoded by the coding sequence ATGCGTTATCAGGGTAAAGTTTCAGGCTGGAAAGACGATCAGGGATTTGGTTTTGTCACCCCTAACGGCGGTGGCCAAAAAGCATTCGTGCACATCAAGGCATTTTCTCATCATGCTCATCGCCCCACAGAGGGCGACATCATTACTTACGAACTTGCGACTGATGAGCGCGGTCGCTTTATTGCAAAAAACATTCGATTTGCACGAGATGCAGCAACACCCGGCGCTTCGGATAAATCCAGTGCATTCAGCACCTATTTCACTATTATTTTTGGCCTGTTTCTCGCCCTGTCTGCCTTACTGGGGCGGCTACCATTAGAAATTGCAGGCTTATACTTCACTTTAAGCATCGTCACTTTTATTGCGTATGTCATAGATAAATCAGCCGCAGAGAATAATCGCTGGAGAACAAAAGAAAGCACTTTGCATTTGTTCAGCCTGGCTGGTGGCTGGCCTGGCGCTTTAGTGGCACAGAAAACCTTGCGTCATAAATCAAAAAAACAGACATTCCAGACCGTTTTTGGGGTTACAGTGATTGCCAATTGCGCTATCCTAGCCTGGCTGTTAACAACAAAAAACGGCTTATCTTTTCTAAACTTGATGATTGGTCAGGCGACCTAA
- a CDS encoding DUF6998 domain-containing protein, which translates to MSDWDFLHDMHSDGYSPEQIADAAACGYNPWEVTYIDIDPAWVDSQLQEPTEDQPKKIFKSRDGFPYSTLEQAEIFYDLIDCATRHFENTGRYLQIWGELGEIYAEIKFGLCRHGSHKEGSDGTIAGKLVEVKTISPEKANDHVIVKSQGDFEQLLIVRIDEDFQFTGKIFNRSELKGGSGKFLRGQLKDEASNA; encoded by the coding sequence ATGAGCGACTGGGATTTTCTTCATGACATGCATAGCGACGGCTACAGCCCAGAACAAATAGCTGATGCCGCAGCCTGTGGATATAACCCTTGGGAGGTCACATACATTGATATTGACCCCGCCTGGGTTGATTCTCAGTTGCAAGAACCCACGGAAGACCAACCGAAAAAAATATTTAAGAGTAGAGATGGATTTCCATATAGCACGCTAGAACAAGCTGAAATTTTTTACGATCTGATTGATTGTGCTACACGTCATTTTGAAAATACTGGTAGGTACTTGCAAATTTGGGGAGAGCTCGGAGAGATTTACGCAGAGATCAAATTCGGCCTCTGCCGTCATGGTTCTCACAAGGAAGGTTCTGACGGCACGATTGCAGGAAAACTAGTCGAAGTAAAAACTATCTCTCCAGAGAAAGCCAACGATCATGTCATTGTTAAGAGCCAAGGAGACTTTGAGCAACTGCTCATCGTGCGCATTGATGAGGATTTTCAGTTCACAGGCAAGATATTTAATCGAAGTGAGCTAAAAGGTGGTTCAGGAAAGTTCCTCAGAGGGCAACTCAAGGATGAAGCAAGCAATGCCTAA
- the gvpU gene encoding gas vesicle accessory protein GvpU has product MTNEAEIIAPPLVAETDWFLQSLVSFANEASLEIGITLQVSGMLVSGNLVSHKQYFDGFATEFSSAFTNSEDAESIKTNISSYGDLYKSNDENKIQPPPQYIHLKNTRFFNTAGNPIPGNKGVWWRGRICEVGGFSLGSLSASQG; this is encoded by the coding sequence ATGACAAACGAAGCAGAAATCATAGCGCCACCTCTAGTCGCTGAAACTGATTGGTTTCTTCAATCACTAGTAAGTTTCGCTAATGAAGCATCATTAGAAATCGGTATAACTTTACAAGTTAGTGGCATGCTCGTGTCTGGAAACTTAGTCAGTCATAAGCAATACTTCGATGGTTTTGCTACAGAATTCTCTAGCGCATTCACAAATTCCGAGGACGCAGAATCGATAAAAACCAATATTTCTTCTTATGGCGATTTATATAAGTCTAATGACGAAAATAAAATTCAACCCCCACCACAATATATTCATTTAAAAAATACTCGGTTCTTTAATACCGCTGGCAACCCAATCCCTGGCAACAAGGGGGTGTGGTGGCGCGGCCGTATTTGTGAGGTTGGCGGGTTCTCACTTGGCAGTCTAAGTGCATCGCAAGGCTAA
- a CDS encoding integron integrase — protein sequence MTTSIEPPKLLDQVRGKIRLKHYSIRTEQAYVDWIKRFILFFDKQHPKDLGVTEVERFLTYLAVESKVAASTQNQAKSALLFLYKEVLGVELPWLDDVERAKAPKRLLVVLTQQEVQAILKQLEGTHHLVVSLLYGTGMRILEALRLRVNDLDFSRKEILIRDGKGFKDRVTMLPVSLAAPLKAHLEKVKILHEQDLLAGYGAVHLPYALAKKYPYAARDWSWQYVFPSGKLSVDPRSDDAVIRRHHVQDQAIQRAVRQAVVDAGITKPATPHTFRHSFATHLLENGYDIRIVQELLGHSDVATTMIYTHVLNKGGRGVSSPLDVL from the coding sequence ATGACTACGTCAATAGAGCCACCTAAGTTGTTAGATCAAGTGCGCGGAAAAATCCGTTTGAAGCATTACAGTATCCGCACAGAGCAGGCATATGTAGATTGGATTAAACGCTTTATTTTATTTTTTGACAAGCAGCACCCCAAAGACTTGGGTGTAACAGAAGTTGAGCGGTTTCTGACTTACTTGGCTGTAGAGAGTAAGGTTGCGGCAAGCACGCAGAATCAGGCAAAAAGTGCTTTGTTGTTTCTTTATAAAGAGGTATTGGGCGTTGAGTTGCCGTGGCTGGATGATGTGGAGCGTGCTAAAGCGCCTAAACGCTTGCTTGTGGTATTAACACAGCAGGAAGTGCAGGCTATTTTAAAGCAATTGGAGGGTACGCATCATTTGGTGGTAAGTTTGCTCTATGGTACCGGCATGCGTATTTTAGAGGCCTTGCGCCTGCGAGTTAACGATTTGGATTTTTCACGTAAAGAAATTTTAATCCGTGATGGCAAGGGTTTTAAAGATAGGGTCACCATGCTGCCTGTCAGTTTAGCTGCGCCATTAAAGGCGCATCTGGAAAAAGTAAAGATTTTGCATGAGCAGGATTTGCTGGCGGGCTATGGTGCAGTGCATTTGCCTTATGCGCTGGCTAAAAAGTATCCTTACGCAGCGCGTGATTGGTCATGGCAGTACGTGTTTCCTTCGGGCAAGTTGTCAGTTGATCCGCGTAGCGATGATGCAGTTATCAGGCGGCATCATGTGCAGGATCAGGCTATTCAGCGCGCGGTGCGTCAGGCGGTGGTAGATGCCGGCATTACTAAGCCAGCCACGCCGCATACTTTCAGGCATAGTTTTGCTACGCATCTGCTTGAGAATGGTTATGATATTCGCATTGTTCAGGAATTATTGGGGCACAGTGATGTGGCAACAACCATGATATATACGCATGTGTTAAATAAAGGCGGGCGAGGTGTGAGCAGCCCGTTAGATGTGTTGTAG
- a CDS encoding AbrB/MazE/SpoVT family DNA-binding domain-containing protein, translated as MQTLKLTQIGNSVGLILPKEVLARLKLEKGDTVFLTDAPGAVTITPHDPKFEEQLDIGREFMREYRDTFNALAK; from the coding sequence ATGCAAACTTTAAAACTCACCCAAATCGGTAATTCTGTTGGGTTGATTTTGCCTAAAGAAGTATTAGCGCGCTTAAAGCTTGAAAAAGGTGACACAGTGTTTTTAACAGATGCGCCAGGTGCAGTGACGATTACGCCGCATGACCCTAAGTTTGAAGAGCAGCTTGATATAGGGCGTGAATTCATGCGGGAGTACCGCGACACATTTAACGCTTTGGCAAAATAG
- a CDS encoding type II toxin-antitoxin system death-on-curing family toxin: protein MNQFRWIDKQLLVTLHDESLALHGGASGIRDEGLLDSALNRAVNLVMYGSPDFAELAAAYGVGLAKNYAFIDGNKRTAFLSVGLFLGLNGYKLKATQVDATLTMLAVAAGEMDEQNFAGWIRKNAVQR, encoded by the coding sequence ATGAATCAATTCAGGTGGATTGATAAGCAATTACTCGTCACCCTGCATGATGAAAGCTTGGCGTTGCATGGCGGGGCATCGGGTATTCGCGACGAAGGGCTGCTGGATTCGGCGTTAAATCGCGCCGTAAATCTGGTTATGTACGGTAGCCCTGATTTTGCAGAATTAGCGGCTGCTTATGGTGTTGGGCTTGCTAAGAATTATGCTTTTATTGATGGTAATAAACGTACTGCTTTTCTTTCTGTTGGTTTGTTTTTGGGCTTAAATGGGTATAAATTAAAGGCTACGCAAGTGGATGCTACGCTCACAATGCTCGCAGTTGCCGCTGGCGAAATGGATGAGCAGAATTTCGCAGGCTGGATTCGCAAAAATGCTGTGCAAAGATAA
- a CDS encoding type II toxin-antitoxin system Phd/YefM family antitoxin encodes MTITTLSSRELNQDVTRAKKATKKGPVFITDRGKPAHVLLSIEEYQQLTKQRRSIADSLAMPGIENIEFEPQRVTIEPRPADFS; translated from the coding sequence ATGACAATCACAACCCTATCCAGCCGGGAGCTGAACCAAGACGTTACTCGTGCAAAGAAGGCTACCAAGAAAGGTCCTGTATTCATCACAGATCGCGGCAAGCCTGCTCATGTGCTGTTGAGCATTGAGGAATATCAACAACTTACAAAGCAGCGTCGCAGCATTGCTGATTCGCTGGCTATGCCAGGCATTGAAAACATTGAGTTTGAGCCCCAGCGCGTAACTATCGAACCCCGTCCGGCTGATTTCTCATGA
- a CDS encoding type II toxin-antitoxin system VapC family toxin — protein sequence MMYVLDTNVVSELRKVRIGKADPNVATWAENVDAANLFVSAITIMELELGVLSIERKDATQGAMLRAWLEQHVLPEFSGRTLPIDTTIAQRCAKLHIPDKRGERDALIAATALVHGMTVVTRNVADFQSTGVTIFNPWEPIQ from the coding sequence ATGATGTATGTTCTCGATACCAACGTGGTGTCCGAACTACGAAAAGTTCGTATTGGCAAGGCCGATCCGAACGTGGCGACATGGGCTGAAAACGTCGATGCCGCCAACCTGTTTGTGTCCGCCATTACTATCATGGAGTTGGAACTTGGCGTTTTGTCGATTGAGCGCAAGGACGCCACCCAAGGAGCCATGCTGCGTGCGTGGTTAGAGCAACATGTATTGCCGGAGTTTTCTGGGAGAACGTTGCCCATTGATACAACCATAGCACAGCGTTGTGCTAAGCTGCACATACCAGACAAGCGTGGCGAGCGTGATGCACTCATTGCTGCGACGGCTCTTGTGCATGGCATGACGGTAGTCACTCGCAATGTGGCTGATTTTCAGTCCACAGGGGTAACAATTTTCAATCCGTGGGAGCCAATCCAATAA
- the pgeF gene encoding peptidoglycan editing factor PgeF — protein MTNSINFIQPQWPAPSNVKALQTTRAGGVSIAPYASLNLGAHVNDDPIAVAKNRQLLSPYLPSEPVWVNQVHGVEVIDAADSGCLQNADASFTTKPNVVCVTMTADCLPVLLCDKKGSVVAAAHAGWRGLCDGVIEAAVARMQVPASEILAWLGPAIGPNAFEVGDDVKAQFLAQDGNAELAFKRHGDKWLCNMYLIARQRLNALGVTEIYGASVNEDFCTYSDETRFFSFRRDNVTGRMASMIWLENR, from the coding sequence ATGACCAATTCGATTAATTTTATTCAACCCCAATGGCCCGCGCCATCTAATGTTAAAGCTTTGCAAACTACACGTGCAGGCGGGGTGAGTATTGCACCTTATGCCAGCTTGAATCTGGGCGCACATGTCAATGACGACCCGATTGCCGTGGCTAAAAACCGCCAGTTGCTAAGCCCGTATCTGCCTAGCGAACCGGTGTGGGTGAATCAGGTGCATGGGGTTGAGGTGATTGACGCGGCGGATAGTGGCTGCCTGCAGAATGCGGATGCCTCGTTTACTACCAAGCCAAATGTAGTCTGCGTGACGATGACGGCAGATTGCCTGCCGGTATTGCTTTGCGATAAAAAAGGCTCAGTGGTTGCCGCTGCACATGCGGGCTGGCGTGGCCTGTGCGATGGCGTGATCGAAGCTGCCGTTGCCAGGATGCAGGTGCCGGCGAGCGAGATTCTTGCATGGCTGGGGCCAGCGATTGGCCCAAATGCGTTTGAAGTGGGCGATGACGTCAAAGCACAGTTTTTAGCTCAAGATGGCAATGCTGAACTGGCATTCAAGCGACATGGCGATAAATGGTTATGCAATATGTATTTAATTGCCAGGCAGCGTTTGAACGCTTTGGGTGTGACTGAGATTTACGGCGCGAGCGTGAATGAGGATTTCTGTACCTATAGCGATGAGACGCGTTTTTTCTCGTTCCGGCGCGACAATGTCACCGGACGCATGGCAAGCATGATTTGGCTGGAGAATCGCTAG